In a genomic window of Procambarus clarkii isolate CNS0578487 chromosome 10, FALCON_Pclarkii_2.0, whole genome shotgun sequence:
- the LOC123775166 gene encoding haloacid dehalogenase-like hydrolase domain-containing protein 2 — protein sequence MARRVGAVLIDLSGTLHVEDAVIPGSIDALKRLRATNVKIKFVTNTTKESKRILHERLTRIGFSIDRDEIFTSLTAAKQLIDKRRLRPYMLIADAAKEEFHDISPENQNAVLVGLAPDQFDYEHMTTAFRILLEGAPLIAIHRARYYKRSDGLALGPGAFVAALEYSSGCKSEAVGKPEAAFFHSALEELGCSASEAVMIGDDAQDDVCGAMNAGLLGILVKTGKYRPGDESTVDPKPSYIAENFAQAVDYIISRWLMNSEE from the exons ATGGCAAGGAGAGTCGGTGCTGTTTTAATTGATCTGAGCGGCACGCTGCATGTGGAGGACGCAGTTATACCCGGGTCAATAGATGCCCTTAAAAG ATTAAGGGCAACAAATGTCAAGATTAAGTTTGTTACAAACACCACAAAGGAATCAAAACGTATCCTTCATGAACGTCTCACCCGCATCGGTTTCAGTATTGATAGAGATGAAATCTTCACATCTCTAACAGCTGCCAAGCAGTTAATAGACAAAAGACGTTTACGACCATACATGCTGATTGCTGATGCAGCTAAGGAGGAATTTCATGACATCAGCCCTGAGAATCAAAATGCTGTACTTGTAGGCTTAGCCCCTGATCAGTttgattacgaacacatgacaacagCCTTCAG AATTCTGCTTGAAGGGGCTCCACTTATTGCTATTCACAGAGCTCGGTATTACAAACGCAGCGATGGATTGGCTCTTGGACCAGGAGCATTTGTAGCTGCTCTTGAATATTCATCTG GTTGTAAGTCGGAAGCCGTTGGTAAACCTGAAGCGGCTTTCTTTCATTCAGCTTTGGAGGAGCTGGGGTGCAGTGCTTCAGAAGCTGTCATGATCGGAGAT GATGCTCAAGATGACGTATGTGGCGCAATGAATGCTGGCCTTCTTGGAATTTTGGTGAAGACTGGTAAGTATAGGCCAGGTGACGAGTCTACTGTAGACCCAAAGCCATCATATATTGCTGAAAATTTTGCCCAAGCTGTGGATTACATAATCAGCAGGTGGCTTATGAATTCAGAGGAATAA